The following proteins come from a genomic window of Triticum aestivum cultivar Chinese Spring chromosome 6A, IWGSC CS RefSeq v2.1, whole genome shotgun sequence:
- the LOC123131538 gene encoding BTB/POZ and MATH domain-containing protein 2-like, whose amino-acid sequence MAEHCKISAAIVAESEERSYAFKIDGYWKAKRLVKNGESVTSPPFCVGGHDWILRYYPKIFDLVTVFLVLDSADAKGVKAKVRFCLLDKDGVRVPSYTFQENVFRGKGSSGGGVGYSIKQEDLERSPHLIDDCFTIRCDVTVMKEFKGKENGQFVVVPSSDLHRHFGDFLKSGDGTDVTFQVDGKTFSAHRSVLAARSPVFKAQLFGAMKESSDDLIMVDDMEADVFTSLLHFIYTDSLPQMTREGDDVVAASHLLVAADRYDVQRLKLICEEKLCSHLDTDTVATSLVLAEQHSCHGLKEACLQFLASPANLEAMKASDGYVHLKSSCPSVLKELIARLLPAELKAAKDIVMAI is encoded by the coding sequence ATGGCGGAGCACTGCAAGATTTCTGCTGCCATTGTTGCCGAGTCCGAGGAAAGATCGTATGCCTTCAAGATAGACGGATACTGGAAAGCCAAGCGGCTGGTCAAGAACGGCGAGAGCGTGACTTCTCCCCCCTTCTGCGTCGGAGGTCACGACTGGATTCTGAGGTACTACCCCAAGATTTTCGATCTAGTAACCGTCTTCCTGGTTCTCGATTCTGCTGATGCAAAAGGCGTGAAGGCGAAGGTCCGATTCTGCTTACTCGACAAGGACGGGGTACGGGTGCCGTCGTACACCTTCCAAGAAAATGTCTTCCGAGGCAAAGGATCATCCGGGGGCGGCGTTGGCTATTCCATCAAGCAGGAGGACCTGGAGCGATCGCCGCACCTGATAGACGACTGCTTCACCATCCGGTGCGACGTCACGGTGATGAAGGAGTTCAAAGGCAAAGAAAATGGCCAGTTCGTTGTGGTTCCCTCGAGCGACTTGCACCGACATTTCGGCGACTTTCTGAAGAGCGGGGATGGAACGGACGTGACCTTTCAAGTCGATGGCAAGACCTTCTCGGCCCATCGGTCCGTGCTTGCTGCTCGGTCGCCTGTGTTCAAGGCGCAGCTCttcggcgccatgaaggagagttCTGATGATCTGATTATGGTCGATGACATGGAAGCCGACGTGTTCACATCATTGCTCCATTTCATATACACCGACTCGCTCCCGCAGATGACCCGTGAAGGAGACGATGTGGTGGCAGCTAGCCATCTCCTTGTAGCGGCGGACAGGTATGACGTCCAGAGGCTGAAGCTCATCTGCGAGGAGAAACTGTGCAGCCACCTTGACACCGATACGGTGGCAACCAGTTTGGTTCTGGCTGAGCAACATAGCTGCCATGGGCTCAAGGAAGCATGTCTACAGTTCCTCGCTTCTCCGGCCAATTTGGAGGCGATGAAAGCAAGCGATGGCTACGTGCATCTCAAAAGCAGTTGCCCGTCTGTTCTCAAGGAACTGATTGCTAGACTCCTGCCTGCTGAACTGAAAGCGGCCAAGGATATTGTCATGGCAATTTAG